In one Ananas comosus cultivar F153 linkage group 12, ASM154086v1, whole genome shotgun sequence genomic region, the following are encoded:
- the LOC109718600 gene encoding probable WRKY transcription factor 41 yields the protein MKNESVCDVKTLLNVLSQGEEQTLRLEACVGDPDSAEMCRHLARQTHSLFQQAAAMARLIADSRQQPSSNNNNNNTNTAAVASDSPPRSGSGSPTSESSERASKEQERREMSKKRKTLPRWTNQVRVTSGGSSDGGGVIEGTPDDGYSWRKYGQKDILGAKFPRGYYRCTHRNSYGCLATKQVQRSDEDPSVFDITYRGGHTCLQRRRPTATAASAAQEPGMLQMQDNRQLDPNRPQEPHCDQNELLLSFRQGLKVKTEGLIPDGEHGLTSSSFSFPSTPVSNFASTFSPTFISPTTSESNYFSMSPCQMSNFGRGPTFLGSESELTDLISGATSVANSPMVDIDFVLEPANFEPSFPSFDSSNFFR from the exons ATGAAGAACGAATCGGTCTGCGACGTGAAAACGCTCCTGAATGTGCTGTCGCAAGGCGAGGAGCAGACGCTGCGGCTCGAGGCCTGCGTCGGCGATCCCGACTCCGCCGAGATGTGCAGACACCTCGCCCGGCAGACCCACTCCCTGTTCCAGCAGGCTGCCGCAATGGCCAGGCTCATCGCCGACTCCCGGCAGCAGcccagcagcaacaacaacaacaacaatacgAACACGGCTGCTGTGGCATCGGACTCGCCGCCGCGATCGGGCAGCGGGAGCCCGACCAGCGAGAGCTCCGAGCGCGCGTCTAAGGAGCAGGAGCGCCGCGAGATGTCGAAGAAGAg GAAGACGCTGCCGCGATGGACGAACCAAGTGCGGGTGACCTCCGGCGGGAGCAGCGATGGCGGCGGCGTGATCGAGGGGACGCCGGACGACGGCTATAGCTGGAGGAAGTACGGGCAGAAGGACATCCTGGGAGCCAAGTTTCCCAG aggTTACTATCGTTGCACTCACCGCAACTCTTACGGATGCCTAGCAACAAAGCAAGTGCAGAGATCCGACGAGGACCCCTCGGTTTTCGACATCACATACCGAGGGGGGCACACATGCCTCCAGAGGCGGCGCCCGACCGCTACAGCAGCGTCGGCGGCACAGGAGCCAGGCATGCTGCAAATGCAGGATAACAGGCAGCTCGATCCTAACCGACCGCAAGAACCGCATTGCGATCAAAACGAGCTACTACTGAGCTTCAGACAGGGCCTCAAGGTTAAGACCGAGGGCCTTATACCGGACGGCGAACACGGCCTaacttcctcttccttctccttcccttcCACGCCGGTCAGCAACTTCGCGAGTACCTTTTCTCCGACTTTCATATCTCCGACCACCTCGGAGTCGAACTACTTCTCGATGTCGCCGTGCCAGATGAGTAACTTCGGAAGGGGGCCAACCTTTCTTGGCTCCGAGTCCGAGCTCACCGATCTCATCTCCGGTGCGACTTCCGTGGCCAATTCCCCAATGGTGGACATAGATTTCGTGCTCGAGCCGGCCAATTTCGAGCCGAGTTTCCCTTCTTTTGATTCTTCCAATTTTTTCAGGTAG
- the LOC109718598 gene encoding protein trichome birefringence-like 23 isoform X2, with translation MGSEWEPWAPGLQRRRSSHVMAKLFVSALLVGVSFRLFFCSSSSSAPANAGVFVVLPKDRDGSSSSFDDDNIVRDGKVRNGSQASQNTVIPEAPIPVITPDVDKEKEASKEENCDIFNGEWIPNPSGPAYTNESCRFIEPPQNCMKNGRPDTGYLYWRWKPYSCDVPPFDAVKFLDAMRNKSWALIGDSILRNHVQSLICLLSKAEEAVEVYHDETYKSRRWHFPSHNFTLSLIWAPFLIKADIFENDDGESKSELELHLDTLELNWTDQYPTFDYIVISGGQWFLKTAIYLENRTVMGCHYCPKRNLTELGLEYSYRKALRLVFDFITSSPHKPVVIYRTWTPDHFENGEWFSGGTCNRTKPYKKGEFKGRDVDHLMRGIELEEFERAVAAHGLENAGRLKILDTYPLSLLRPDGHSGPYRTFHPFDKGENLNVQNDCLHWCLPGPVDTWNDLIMEMVFELMKLS, from the exons atggGTTCGGAGTGGGAGCCATGGGCGCCGGGGCtacagaggaggaggagcagccACGTAATGGCGAAGCTCTTCGTCTCCGCGCTCCTCGTCGGCGTCTCCTTCCGCCTCTTCttctgctcctcctcctcctccgccccagCCAACGCCGGTGTCTTCGTCGTCTTGCCCAAGGATAGAGATgggtcctcctcctctttcGACGACGACAACATTGTTAGAGATGGGAAGGTTCGGAATG GTTCTCAAGCATCACAGAATACTGTGATCCCAGAGGCTCCAATTCCTGTAATTACACCAGATGTcgacaaagaaaaagaagccTCTAAAGAag AAAATTGTGATATTTTCAATGGGGAATGGATACCAAATCCTTCAGGTCCTGCTTACACCAACGAAAGTTGTCGATTTATTGAACCACCGCAAAATTGTATGAAGAATGGGAGGCCAGACACAGGGTATCTTTATTGGAGATGGAAACCTTATAGCTGTGATGTACCACCATTTGATGCGGTCAAGTTTCTAGACGCAATGCGAAACAAAAGTTGGGCATTGATTGGTGATTCAATTCTTCGCAATCATGTCCAGTCGTTGATTTGCCTTCTATCTAAG GCAGAAGAAGCTGTTGAGGTCTACCACGACGAGACCTATAAATCCCGAAGGTGGCACTTTCCTTCCCACAACTTCACCCTCTCACTCATATGGGCTCCCTTTCTAATCAAGGCCGACATCTTCGAAAACGACGATGGCGAATCCAAGTCTGAGCTCGAGCTCCACCTTGACACTTTGGAACTGAATTGGACTGACCAATACCCCACCTTTGACTACATAGTCATCTCCGGCGGTCAATGGTTTTTAAAAACTGCCATATATTTGGAAAATAGAACTGTAATGGGATGCCACTATTGCCCTAAAAGGAACTTAACTGAACTCGGGCTCGAGTACTCATACCGAAAAGCTCTTCGGCTTGTTTTCGACTTCATCACCTCTTCGCCTCATAAACCTGTGGTTATATACAGGACGTGGACGCCGGACCACTTTGAGAATGGGGAGTGGTTTAGTGGGGGGACTTGTAATAGGACTAAACCATACAAGAAAGGCGAGTTTAAAGGAAGAGATGTGGACCATTTGATGAGGGGAATTGAGTTAGAGGAATTCGAGAGGGCGGTAGCAGCCCATGGGCTGGAAAATGCGGGCCGGCTTAAGATTCTCGACACTTACCCCCTCTCGTTGCTGAGGCCGGACGGGCATTCGGGACCGTATCGGACTTTCCATCCGTTCGATAAGGGTGAGAACTTGAATGTGCAGAATGACTGCCTACATTGGTGCTTGCCTGGGCCTGTAGATACTTGGAATGATTTGATCATGGAGATGGTGTTTGAATTGATGAAGCTCTCGTGA
- the LOC109718009 gene encoding uncharacterized protein LOC109718009 produces MDLRILDLSRTQRIVLLIDLHPLLISPQNPNPSSYLSTVLSAARTILSLPTLASSLSAFKLFFSSLSPVLSTSTVHRLLGKSPTFLSFDRHPQTLISLSRALGSLSLAPDLAGSNVAGSPKVSLLAKSLLQLEHEYGWEIHSENLRGTPELLRFRSNLVILFSPISQDRSFLSQYVELEDDGDKVVSFDSFSKRFVQLFSPVKRRLVAWDIHLSWIDVNFGQENKEGVFGSGWLEKGIREFGWSSYATDAIALGSVLVPFALIYPYLGCSMGYATGENSKRGSVELILGIADVSEKPLECKSCELEVLDLMLLRERSVISCPPLKGSVSEITQIHVREVWRKEVGEITTSNSSAIALLHGFSGECENKVGKDDRKESFVDRVLQLLCLEKGEFLQGKPIWQLFLAFLYERSYCAVASILDSDGNSVGGILMPFTINHALLHILDKNPVDLCPLVVRTNNCLPETQDIYTCDASKDKDARRKRSKVRDKLLQSTSWSSFCEVLFCNADDIVPGADLVELYLSKDSSKSKKLRFLKCWMRQARRSFSSICPTKQIEGEKHLSVEDETGIIAPLEEAEANINFSSQGESNDSVQMKDEASPIFPMEDTEVFLGSIQQKIEQGLLSEEADLRILAERLVAMSIDALYRKFGRNRTKDFEFKEAETASDAKVASEVSLLLLKKPKDLILKYKEINSASTATTPITRNITTDDKIREHELQILFRMEILRSGAGASIEENVKQKMIKEICSLLQFIDINLQGDSYNSENVLEFAERTIKSRYNHCLSEVIQKIYTQMEFDLFDEEIELSDSLPISNSEESKKREENSTRQQENCVKSHNTSGGSSHQQLLMKAQERRNRDRRLSSFTSWVPDLHRVWALKQPRTEKLHKGELQSKPSKRRKRRVAANDMVCETPNLGTKNAQDRENGACNEIKSFRSLSKALFHHEGIWKIRLKDYSPFLHCSKRCCASSLSLFC; encoded by the exons atggatCTCCGCATCCTCGACCTCTCCCGAACCCAACGCATCGTCCTCCTCATCGACCTCCACCCCCTCCTCATCtctccccaaaaccctaaccctagctcctATCTCTCCACCGTTCTCTCCGCCGCACGGACCATCCTCTCCTTGCCGACCCTCGcctcctccctctccgccttcaagctcttcttctcctccctctcccccgTCCTCTCCACCTCCACCGTCCACCGCCTCCTCGGCAAGTCCCCCACCTTCCTCTCCTTCGATCGCCACCCCCAAACCCTAATCTCCCTCTCCCGAGCCCTCGGTTCCCTCTCCCTCGCACCCGATCTCGCCGGCTCTAACGTCGCCGGCTCGCCGAAGGTGTCTCTGCTCGCCAAGTCGCTCCTCCAACTCGAGCACGAGTACGGATGGGAGATCCACTCTGAGAACCTGAGAGGTACGCCGGAATTGCTGCGATTTCGGtccaatttggtcattttgttcTCTCCGATCTCCCAAGATCGGAGCTTTTTGTCACAGTACGTTGAATTGGAAGATGATGGTGATAAAGTAGTGAGTTTTGATTCTTTCTCGAAGCGATTTGTTCAATTATTTAGTCCCGTGAAGAGAAGGCTTGTCGCATGGGATATCCATCTCAGTTGGATTGATGTTAATTTTGGTCAAGAGAACAAAGAAGGGGTTTTTGGGTCAGGGTGGCTCGAAAAGGGTATTAGGGAGTTTGGTTGGAGTTCTTATGCGACGGATGCGATCGCCTTGGGTTCTGTACTTGTTCCATTTGCTTTGATCTATCCGTACCTTGGTTGCTCAATGGGGTACGCCACAGGCGAGAATAGCAAGAGAGGTAGCGTAGAGCTAATTTTGGGGATTGCCGATGTCAGTGAGAAGCCATTAGAGTGCAAAAGCTGCGAACTCGAAGTGCTTGATCTAATGCTGCTGAGAGAAAGATCGGTAATAAGTTGCCCTCCTCTGAAAGGTTCTGTCAGCGAAATTACACAGATCCATGTTAGAGAAGTTTGGAGGAAAGAGGTAGGAGAAATTACCACAAGCAACTCATCTGCTATAGCTTTGCTTCATGGGTTTTCAGGGGAATGTGAGAATAAAGTTGGAAAAGATGATCGGAAAGAGTCATTTGTTGATAGGGTTCTTCAATTACTTTGTTTGGAGAAAGGCGAGTTTTTGCAAGGCAAGCCTATCTGGCAGCTATTTCTCGCCTTCCTATACGAGAGAAGCTACTGTGCTGTAGCTTCTATCCTAGATAGTGACGGAAACTCTGTTGGTGGTATTCTTATGCCTTTTACAATTAACCATGCATTGCTTCATATTCTAGATAAGAACCCGGTTGATTTATGCCCATTAGTTGTTCGAACAAACAATTGTTTGCCAGAAACCCAAGATATTTATACATGTGATGCATCAAAAGATAAGGATGctagaagaaaaagaagtaagGTTCGAGATAAGCTACTTCAGAGTACCAGTTGGAGCTCTTTTTGTGAAGTATTGTTTTGCAATGCTGATGACATAGTTCCAGGGGCAGATTTGGTTGAACTGTACTTAAGTAAAGATTCTAGTAAATCGAAAAAGTTGCGCTTTTTAAAATGCTGGATGAGGCAAGCTAGAAGATCTTTTTCGAGTATTTGCCCAACTAAGCAAATAGAAGGAGAGAAGCATTTAAGTGTTGAAGATGAAACAGGGATTATCGCTCCTCTTGAAGAGGCTGAAGCTAACATTAACTTTTCTTCCCAAGGCGAGTCAAATGATAGTGTACAAATGAAGGACGAAGCTTCACCTATATTTCCAATGGAGGATACAGAAGTTTTTCTTGGTAGTATTCAACAGAAAATTGAGCAGGGTCTGCTTTCAGAAGAAGCTGATCTTAGGATTTTAGCCGAACGTTTAGTTGCTATGTCTATAGATGCTTTATACAGAAAGTTTGGGAGGAACAGGACAAAGGATTTTGAGTTCAAGGAAGCAGAAACTGCTTCTGATGCAAAGGTTGCTTCTGAAGTCTCTCTTCTGCTTCTGAAGAAACCTAAGGATCTGATTTTAAAGTACAAAGAGATCAATTCAGCTTCAACTGCAACAACTCCGATTACACGAAATATTACCACAGATGACAAAATTAGAGA GCATGAATTACAAATCCTGTTTAGGATGGAAATACTTCGGTCTGGTGCTGGGGCAAGTATTgaagaaaatgtgaaacaaaaGATGATCAAGGAGATTTGCTCGCTTTTGCAGTTCATCGATATCAATCTGCAAGGGGACTCGTATAACTCGGAGAATGTTCTTGAATTTGCTGAGAGGACCATAAAATCTAG GTACAACCATTGTCTAAGTGAAGTCATTCAGAAAATCTATACCCAGATGGAGTTCGACCTATTCGATGAAGAAATCGAACTCTCCGACTCTTTGCCTATTAGCAACAGCGAAGAATCcaagaaaagggaagagaattCTACGCGTCAACAGGAAAATTGTGTGAAGAGCCATAATACATCAGGCGGCAGTAGTCATCAACAGCTGTTAATGAAAGCTCAAGAAAGAAGAAATAGAGATAGAAGGCTCTCGTCGTTCACGAGCTGGGTTCCGGACTTGCATAGGGTTTGGGCTCTTAAACAGCCGAGGACGGAGAAACTACATAAGGGCGAACTGCAATCAAAGCCGTCAAAAAGGAGGAAAAGGCGGGTGGCGGCCAATGATATGGTCTGCGAGACTCCAAATCTGGGAACGAAAAATGCACAGGACAGGGAGAATGGTGCTTGTAATGAGATCAAATCATTTAGATCTCTCTCCAAGGCTTTATTTCACCATGAAG GAATATGGAAGATAAGGTTGAAGGATTACTCTCCTTTTCTTCATTGTTCAAAAAGATGTTGTGCTTCGTCGTTGTCATTATTCTGCTGA
- the LOC109718598 gene encoding protein trichome birefringence-like 23 isoform X1, with protein sequence MGSEWEPWAPGLQRRRSSHVMAKLFVSALLVGVSFRLFFCSSSSSAPANAGVFVVLPKDRDGSSSSFDDDNIVRDGKVRNGSQASQNTVIPEAPIPVITPDVDKEKEASKEGSQASQNTVIPEAPIPVITPDVDKEKEASKEENCDIFNGEWIPNPSGPAYTNESCRFIEPPQNCMKNGRPDTGYLYWRWKPYSCDVPPFDAVKFLDAMRNKSWALIGDSILRNHVQSLICLLSKAEEAVEVYHDETYKSRRWHFPSHNFTLSLIWAPFLIKADIFENDDGESKSELELHLDTLELNWTDQYPTFDYIVISGGQWFLKTAIYLENRTVMGCHYCPKRNLTELGLEYSYRKALRLVFDFITSSPHKPVVIYRTWTPDHFENGEWFSGGTCNRTKPYKKGEFKGRDVDHLMRGIELEEFERAVAAHGLENAGRLKILDTYPLSLLRPDGHSGPYRTFHPFDKGENLNVQNDCLHWCLPGPVDTWNDLIMEMVFELMKLS encoded by the exons atggGTTCGGAGTGGGAGCCATGGGCGCCGGGGCtacagaggaggaggagcagccACGTAATGGCGAAGCTCTTCGTCTCCGCGCTCCTCGTCGGCGTCTCCTTCCGCCTCTTCttctgctcctcctcctcctccgccccagCCAACGCCGGTGTCTTCGTCGTCTTGCCCAAGGATAGAGATgggtcctcctcctctttcGACGACGACAACATTGTTAGAGATGGGAAGGTTCGGAATG GTTCTCAAGCATCACAGAATACTGTGATCCCAGAGGCTCCAATTCCTGTAATTACACCAGATGTcgacaaagaaaaagaagccTCTAAAGAag GTTCTCAAGCATCACAGAATACTGTGATCCCAGAGGCTCCAATTCCTGTAATTACACCAGATGTcgacaaagaaaaagaagccTCTAAAGAag AAAATTGTGATATTTTCAATGGGGAATGGATACCAAATCCTTCAGGTCCTGCTTACACCAACGAAAGTTGTCGATTTATTGAACCACCGCAAAATTGTATGAAGAATGGGAGGCCAGACACAGGGTATCTTTATTGGAGATGGAAACCTTATAGCTGTGATGTACCACCATTTGATGCGGTCAAGTTTCTAGACGCAATGCGAAACAAAAGTTGGGCATTGATTGGTGATTCAATTCTTCGCAATCATGTCCAGTCGTTGATTTGCCTTCTATCTAAG GCAGAAGAAGCTGTTGAGGTCTACCACGACGAGACCTATAAATCCCGAAGGTGGCACTTTCCTTCCCACAACTTCACCCTCTCACTCATATGGGCTCCCTTTCTAATCAAGGCCGACATCTTCGAAAACGACGATGGCGAATCCAAGTCTGAGCTCGAGCTCCACCTTGACACTTTGGAACTGAATTGGACTGACCAATACCCCACCTTTGACTACATAGTCATCTCCGGCGGTCAATGGTTTTTAAAAACTGCCATATATTTGGAAAATAGAACTGTAATGGGATGCCACTATTGCCCTAAAAGGAACTTAACTGAACTCGGGCTCGAGTACTCATACCGAAAAGCTCTTCGGCTTGTTTTCGACTTCATCACCTCTTCGCCTCATAAACCTGTGGTTATATACAGGACGTGGACGCCGGACCACTTTGAGAATGGGGAGTGGTTTAGTGGGGGGACTTGTAATAGGACTAAACCATACAAGAAAGGCGAGTTTAAAGGAAGAGATGTGGACCATTTGATGAGGGGAATTGAGTTAGAGGAATTCGAGAGGGCGGTAGCAGCCCATGGGCTGGAAAATGCGGGCCGGCTTAAGATTCTCGACACTTACCCCCTCTCGTTGCTGAGGCCGGACGGGCATTCGGGACCGTATCGGACTTTCCATCCGTTCGATAAGGGTGAGAACTTGAATGTGCAGAATGACTGCCTACATTGGTGCTTGCCTGGGCCTGTAGATACTTGGAATGATTTGATCATGGAGATGGTGTTTGAATTGATGAAGCTCTCGTGA
- the LOC109718013 gene encoding uncharacterized protein LOC109718013 isoform X1 yields the protein MAAAAFRWVLQLHRDVPRAARFYTEGLDFTAHVCTLRWAELQSGPLQLALLHSRNIPETQKGYSSMLSFTVADINSTVAKLMALGAELDGPIRYEIHGKVAALRCIDGHMLGLYEPA from the exons atggcggcggcggcgttccGGTGGGTGCTGCAGCTGCACAGGGACGTGCCGCGGGCCGCACGATTCTACACGGAGGGCCTGGATTTCACCGCCCACGTCTGCACCCTCCGCTGGGCCGAGCTCCAGTCCGGCCCACTCCAGCTCGCCCTCCTGCACTCCCGCAA TATTCCTGAAACCCAGAAAGGCTATTCCTCCATGCTGTCCTTCACCGTCGCCGACATCAACAGCACGGTGGCCAAGTTAATGGCGTTGGGAGCCGAGCTCGATGGCCCCATTAGATACGAGATTCACGGCAAg GTCGCGGCCCTCCGATGCATTGATGGGCACATGCTAGGTCTTTATGAGCCTGCATGA
- the LOC109718000 gene encoding rRNA-processing protein FCF1 homolog: MGRAKKGPKFAVVKRLVSSKTLKKYKEEVLNPKKKDLEKEKLPRNAPAISSALFFKYNTALGPPYRVIVDTNFINFSIQNKLDLEKGMMDCLYAKCTPCITDCVMAELEKLGQKYRVALRIAKDPRFERLPCTHKGTYADDCIVERVTQHKCYIVATCDRDLKRRIRKIPGVPIMYITQHKYSIERLPEATIGGAPRY, from the exons ATGGGGAGAGCGAAGAAGGGCCCTAAATTCGCCGTCGTGAAGAGGCTTGTgagctccaaaaccctaaagAA GTACAAGGAGGAGGTGCTGAACCCTAAGAAGAAGGACCTCGAGAAGGAGAAGCTCCCGCGCAACGC TCCGGCGATATCTTCGGCGCTCTTCTTTAAGTACAACACTGCCCTAGGCCCGCCATATCGGGTTATTGTCGATACCAACTTCATCAACTTCTCCATTCAGAATAAG TTGGATTTGGAAAAGGGAATGATGGACTGTTTGTATGCAAAAT GTACCCCATGTATCACCGATTGCGTTATGGCTGAACTTGAGAAACTGGGACAAAAATATCGAGTGGCTTTAAG GATTGCTAAGGATCCTAGGTTTGAGAGATTACCATGCACACATAAAGGAACTTATGCAGATGATTGCATCGTTGAAAGGGTTACTCAG CACAAATGCTACATTGTCGCTACATGTGATAGAGATTTGAAGCGAAGGATACGCAAG ATTCCTGGGGTGCCAATCATGTACATTACTCAACACAAGTACTCAATTGAGCGTTTGCCTGAAGCTACTATTGGTGGAG CTCCAAGATATTGA
- the LOC109718013 gene encoding uncharacterized protein LOC109718013 isoform X2, whose protein sequence is MAAAAFRWVLQLHRDVPRAARFYTEGLDFTAHVCTLRWAELQSGPLQLALLHSRNIPETQKGYSSMLSFTVADINSTVAKLMALGAELDGPIRYEIHGRGPPMH, encoded by the exons atggcggcggcggcgttccGGTGGGTGCTGCAGCTGCACAGGGACGTGCCGCGGGCCGCACGATTCTACACGGAGGGCCTGGATTTCACCGCCCACGTCTGCACCCTCCGCTGGGCCGAGCTCCAGTCCGGCCCACTCCAGCTCGCCCTCCTGCACTCCCGCAA TATTCCTGAAACCCAGAAAGGCTATTCCTCCATGCTGTCCTTCACCGTCGCCGACATCAACAGCACGGTGGCCAAGTTAATGGCGTTGGGAGCCGAGCTCGATGGCCCCATTAGATACGAGATTCACG GTCGCGGCCCTCCGATGCATTGA